In Zingiber officinale cultivar Zhangliang chromosome 6A, Zo_v1.1, whole genome shotgun sequence, a single genomic region encodes these proteins:
- the LOC121996243 gene encoding histone-lysine N-methyltransferase ATXR7-like isoform X3, whose protein sequence is MCSYDGSGPSCLHEQVDVGPYVAMEGSSQSFSNICELPLPDGTGVRLTQNSCDRYAQFSISGWMYVNQNGHMCGPYSQEQLIEGLSSGFLPEELPVYPVINGSISTSVTLKYLKQFSSPRYYPSSVDATARDENSQLAGKDPVSYFSSRTEHDATVTASHGSGQGKSNNGMTKSTSLLMRSLSSEESCWMFEDKEGMKHGPHSLAELCYWHHNSYLEDSLMIYHVDNRLGPFSLAILVEEWSRINCENISENDIKSEGDDAELDNSFTSLLFNSSEEVSIQLHSAIMKAARRVLLDEIFSTIIPEFISTKKAQRHLRAESIDKNAKTYELSKGKEQPPLNTLQEVNSSQQTCSIILDIHENIKEVLLETSKFCYYDCMKVLWDSVLYDPVMEYCGAWLKKKQWSGLQCSSLIVNSEVQDPDQMDMVLKNADKVVELEPVSSRHDMDFPPGFGPNIGTLDTCVQSSLTSEGSCLVKEVDVTKDSTSLFGTLTIILGSLENQLFVSAKVSLFQFFEAVIKDELTDLLCSAVEDNSSTVQGMINLIENHDESPSSSVDMTTGAVTKPYESTVASEQLCNAFELLNSPNTSSFYDDKSDVFLGEPPPPGLDDCSHLVLDQKAKFRPGKTTEYIPVINKYLALAVFRQKLHEQVLNAWKLFYYSNSFCKHFLSCEALRKFQVNVTDMKGQRQKNFVLGQTSNDGPDDTSAPSAVLEKHKERSRASNSLLLIDESLRTGKYKYFRKKKFGKKISEPLATSSCSGFPKQPMDTLQVQKKEKSMSGPLVKKTAHKSSSRELESHNIDHQCKPSVLALNEKESSESCSVPRKRRRLRKAYECQKESSAPPCSSGLNFMNDAYSNADDLLGIAKFGFLGQKHEADDCKESSDLCDIQTVCDIPRKKQKLKKAAHRIREEACSLSSHAELTTTDTYNIADDCYTVQGISTGNGKDRLDASLVLEQDSDMNNKVDDTDQFSLSIQEGQKRLSISNANANLARRKSQLKRKVELNELPPPKSSKISSIRSEKISKKKHVAKKKVKATLPCPKSDGCVRCSINGWDWHKWSKTALPADRARVRGIRNQKYSLNFHINAPHNINPKGPSARTNRVKYRNLLAAAEGTDILKVTQLKARKKRLRFQRSKIHDWGLVALEPIDAEDFVIEYVGELIRRRISDIREHLYERMGIGSSYLFRLDDDYVVDATKRGGLARFINHSCEPNCYTKVITVEGQKKIFIYAKRHISAGEEVTYNYKFPLEEQKIPCNCGSQRCRGSMN, encoded by the exons AT GTGTTCATATGATGGTAGTGGTCCCTCCTGTTTGCACGAACAAGTGGATGTAGGCCCTTATGTTGCAATGGAAGGAAGTTCTCAATCTTTTTCTAATATCTGTGAGCTACCCTTGCCTGATGGTACTGGTGTTAGACTTACCCAGAACAGTTGTGATAGATATGCTCAATTTTCAATCAGTGGATGGATGTATGTTAATCAAAATGGCCATATGTGTGGACCGTACAGTCAAGAACAGCTTATTGAGGGCTTATCATCTGGATTCTTGCCTGAAGAACTTCCCGTTTATCCTGTTATAAATGGAAGCATCAGTACTTCAGTAACCCTGAAATATTTGAAACAGTTTTCAAGTCCAAGATATTACCCATCAAGTGTAGATGCCACGGCAAGAGATGAAAATTCTCAGTTGGCAGGAAAGGATCCAGTTAGTTATTTCTCATCAAGAACAGAACATGATGCAACAGTTACTGCTTCTCACGGTTCTGGACAGGGAAAAAGCAACAATGGAATGACCAAGTCTACATCATTGTTGATGAGG TCACTTTCAAGTGAAGAGAGCTGCTGGATGTTCGAGGATAAGGAAGGCATGAAACATGGGCCACATTCGCTTGCTGAACTGTGTTATTGGCATCACAACAGTTATCTTGAAGATTCATTAATG ATCTACCATGTGGATAATAGGTTGGGGCCATTTTCTCTTGCCATTTTAGTTGAAGAATGGAGCAGAATTAACTGTGAGAATATATCTGAAAATGATATTAAGAGCGAGGGTGATGATGCTGAATTAGACAATTCTTTCACGAGTCTATTGTTTAATTCATCAGAAGAAGTCTCAATTCAGCTGCACTCTGCCATAATGAAAGCAGCTCGTCGAGTCCTACTGGATGAaatatttagcactatcatacCTGAGTTTATCTCAACGAAGAAAGCTCAACGGCATCTGAGGGCTGAGTCTATTGATAAGAATGCTAAAACCTATGAGCTATCGAAAGGGAAG GAACAACCTCCTCTTAACACGCTACAAGAAGTCAATTCTTCACAGCAAACATGTTCTATAATTCTCGACATTCATGAAAACATCAAAGAAGTGTTATTAGAAACTAGCAAATTTTGTTACTATGACTGTATGAAAGTTTTGTGGGACTCAGTCTTGTATGATCCTGTAATGGAGTATTGTGGTGCATGGCTCAAGAAAAAGCAATGGTCTGGCTTACAATGTTCATCCTTAATTGTTAATTCTGAGGTGCAGGATCCAGATCAGATGGATATGGTGCTAAAGAATGCTGATAAA gtcgTGGAGTTGGAACCAGTATCTTCGAGACATGATATGGATTTCCCTCCGGGATTTGGACCTAACATAGGGACCCTGGATACCTGTGTTCAGTCATCTTTGACTTCAGAAGGCAGTTGTCTAGTGAAGGAAGTGGATGTGACAAAGGATTCCACTTCCTTATTTGGAACTCTGACGATTATCCTAGGAAGTTTGGAAAATCAATTATTTGTGTCAGCCAAGGTAtctttatttcaattttttgaaGCTGTCATCAAAGATGAATTGACAGATTTACTTTGTTCAGCAGTTGAGGACAATTCAAGCACT GTACAGGGCATGATCAATTTGATCGAAAACCATGATGAGTCTCCATCTAGCTCAGTTGATATGACTACTGGTGCAGTGACAAAGCCTTATG AATCAACTGTAGCTTCTGAACAGTTATGCAATGCTTTTGAGCTGTTGAACTCACCAAATACCTCCAGTTTTTATGATGATAAGTCGGATGTCTTTTTGGGTGAACCACCACCTCCTGGTCTGGATGACTGTTCCCATTTGGTTCTTGATCAGAAAGCTAAATTCCGGCCTGGAAAGACAACTGAATATATTCCTGTCATTAATAAATATTTGGCTTTAGCTGTTTTTCGTCAAAAGCTTCATGAACAAGTTCTTAACGCGTGGAAGCTCTTTTACTACAGCAATTCATTTTGCAAACATTTCCTTTCATGTGAGGCTTTGAGAAAATTTCAAGTAAATGTCACTGACATGAAAGGACAACGTCAGAAAAACTTTGTCTTG GGTCAAACTTCTAATGATGGACCAGATGATACCTCTGCTCCATCTGCCGTTTTAGAGAAACACAAAGAAAGATCCAGGGCTTCTAACAGTTTACTGTTAATTGATGAATCTTTGAGGActggaaaatataaatatttccgTAAGAAAAAATTTGGCAAGAAAATATCTGAGCCCCTAGCAACTTCAAGTTGTTCTGGGTTTCCTAAGCAACCTATGGACACTCTGCAAGTGCAAAAGAAGGAAAAATCAATGTCAGGGCCTCTAGTTAAAAAGACTGCACACAAGTCAAGTTCTCGTGAATTAGAAAGTCACAATATTGATCATCAGTGCAAACCGTCAGTGCTAGCTTTGAACGAGAAAGAATCATCTGAATCTTGCAGTGTACCAAGAAAAAGGCGGAGATTGAGGAAGGCTTACGAGTGTCAGAAAGaatcatccgcacctccttgtagTTCTGGATTGAATTTTATGAATGATGCATATTCTAATGCTGATGATTTACTTGGCATTGCTAAATTTGGTTTTCTTGGTCAGAAGCATGAGGCAGATGATTGTAAAGAATCATCAGATCTTTGTGACATACAGACTGTTTGTGATATACCAAGAAAAAAGCAGAAGTTAAAGAAAGCTGCTCATAGGATCCGTGAGGAGGCTTGTTCACTCTCGTCCCATGCTGAATTGACAACAACTGATACATATAATATTGCTGATGATTGCTATACGGTTCAAGGGATTTCCACTGGTAATGGAAAAGACAGGTTGGATGCTAGCTTAGTTTTAGAGCAGGATTCCGACATGAACAACAAAGTCGATGACACTGATCAGTTTAGTTTGAGCATACAGGAAGGACAAAAAAGACTGTCCATTTCTAATGCTAATGCAAACT TAGCAAGAAGAAAATCTCAGCTTAAGAGGAAGGTTGAGTTGAATGAACTACCACCTCCTAAAAGTTCAAAAATATCATCTATACGGTCAGAGAAGATATCAAAGAAAAAACACGTGGCAAAGAAGAAGGTTAAAGCTACATTACCATGCCCAAAGTCAGATGGTTGCGTTCGGTGTTCAATCAATGGGTGGGACTGGCATAAGTGGTCAAAAACTGCACTTCCAGCTGACAGGGCACGTGTGAGAGGAATTCGTAACCAAAAATATTCATTAAATTTTCATATTAATGCTCCACATAATATAAATCCCAAGGGCCCTTCTGCAAGGACAAATAGGGTTAAATATCGGAATCTTCTTGCTGCTGCTGAGGGTACTGATATATTGAAAGTCACTCAGTTGAAG GCAAGAAAGAAACGACTGCGGTTTCAAAGGAGCAAAATACATGATTGGGGCCTGGTTGCCCTTGAGCCAATTGATGCAGAAGATTTTGTCATTGAATATGTAGGGGAATTGATCCGTCGTCGA ATATCTGATATACGTGAGCACCTATATGAAAGGATGGGAATCGGCAGTAGTTATCTCTTTAGATTGGATGATGATTATGTG GTTGATGCAACCAAACGTGGCGGATTAGCAAGGTTTATAAATCATTCCTGTGAG CCAAACTGTTATACAAAAGTTATTACCGTTGAGGGTCagaaaaagatttttatttatgCAAAGCGACATATATCAGCTGGTGAAGAAGTAACATACAATTACAAATTTCCTCTAGAAGAACAAAAGATTCCGTGCAATTGTGGTTCTCAAAG GTGTCGAGGATCCATGAACTGA